A window from Aliamphritea hakodatensis encodes these proteins:
- the ribB gene encoding 3,4-dihydroxy-2-butanone-4-phosphate synthase: MNQSEIFTNPFTESTPAERISLALETLRNGQGVLVVDDEDRENEGDIIFAAQSLTVPQMAMLIRECSGIVCLCLDEDRVRQLELPPMVTDNNSQYGTAFTVSIEASKGVTTGVSAADRVTTIKAAIAKRAVPSDLARPGHVYPLRAREGGVLTRRGHTEATIDLMKLAGLEPYGVLCELTNPDGSMAKLPEIVRFGEANNMPVLSVEDIVTWRMAALSESA, encoded by the coding sequence ATGAATCAGTCTGAAATTTTTACAAATCCATTTACTGAAAGCACCCCTGCTGAGCGCATCAGCCTGGCACTTGAAACCCTGCGGAACGGACAGGGCGTACTCGTGGTCGACGATGAAGACCGGGAAAACGAAGGGGATATAATCTTTGCCGCTCAGAGCCTGACCGTGCCCCAGATGGCCATGCTGATCCGCGAATGCAGCGGCATTGTCTGCCTGTGCCTGGATGAAGACCGGGTCCGTCAGCTGGAACTACCACCGATGGTCACCGACAACAACAGCCAGTACGGAACCGCCTTTACCGTCAGCATTGAAGCCAGCAAAGGCGTCACCACCGGCGTCTCCGCTGCCGACCGTGTCACCACCATAAAAGCGGCGATTGCAAAGCGCGCAGTACCGTCAGATCTGGCCCGGCCCGGACATGTTTATCCGCTGCGGGCCCGTGAAGGCGGTGTACTGACCCGCCGGGGACACACCGAAGCCACCATTGATTTGATGAAGCTGGCCGGACTGGAACCCTACGGCGTGCTTTGCGAGCTGACAAATCCGGACGGCAGCATGGCGAAACTGCCGGAAATCGTCCGCTTCGGCGAAGCGAACAACATGCCCGTGCTGAGCGTGGAAGATATCGTGACCTGGCGGATGGCTGCGCTGTCAGAAAGCGCTTAA
- a CDS encoding bifunctional diguanylate cyclase/phosphodiesterase, protein MSLSLSLLAATIKRRLNFASVTLLVCFSVIWWQASYWFETYLVEERGQQFDQQVDGYAQNLANILNKRFALLQGLTSYVETDLLSSDESPEDSGQRLDTFINGLLTSSKGIRNFAVAPDGVISKVIPLQGNESALGHDLLSDTRRASRHATLRAMRQSDIALTSPMQLLQGGDGVVARQAVNVDGHFWGLVSMALDMAPLLQESGLLNPETDLQIAIRDTQGVVFYGESEMFTNERLVHSVDLIDGQWELAAVSSARTDSHIRQSVMIFESVLAAFFLLVTGVLTQQRRQFRGQLSFADDDRDVQPGRPGPPTWAAPLLTFSALFMATVALYWFMQRNDTASEQLALNNTAATLEHDIRRRLSSHQEYFELLAEQISQGQLSKTSYQQRVSRYVYDHPGLVNVTWADADFIIRDTAPYEENKQVVGLKLLLPEPKRASYEAYVSRQPVYTNPFVVIQGHPAFELYVPIFTGERFLGTLGAVYKIEYLLDGLVPEDVRSRYKVDFVDREGQVIYGEAEHTPLTGLTRVLPISQLNEAVWLRLSAYDNRPEQSSRLLLILLLLLATGIGISLWLQYRESRLNWRLGEDLRESQRHFQAIAQSSPMAIIISCPEDGRIVYGNAQAEKLFSCAIDTLQGSQLEDYFSSVEDYRRFCSLIKEQRHLDNFELLIDRQDAGERFWASLSSQVALYGSRDAIITSVIDLSERKNHEDKLFEQANYDALTGLPNRGLAFDRLQDAMARAKRQGTRIALMMLDLDHFKTVNDNLGHNAGDLLLKEVSRRLTGCVREGDTVARLGGDEFTLILPELKEAMEAELIAEKIIKACSEPVFIRGHEVAVSASIGITVFPDDGEGQEMLLKNADTAMYKCKEDGRNHFHFYTEEMNRHAQALLQMELELRKALQREEFVLHYQPLICTKTGQIMGVEALLRWHNETLGHVTPDVFIPLAESIGVINELGEWVLYQAASRIKTWRQQPGMPQYVAVNVSVQQLRQGRFAELVGKVLQEVDIPPQALELEITETVLLDNTERNHSILNVIDAMGVRLSIDDFGTGYSSLSYLGRFPFDTLKIDRSFISDVDERDEAAQLTSAIISMADILGLRVVAEGVETQKQLDFLGSLSCDLTQGFYLARPMPAAELEAFIAEYSPVCSQVVPA, encoded by the coding sequence ATGAGTCTGAGCCTGTCCCTGCTGGCTGCAACAATCAAGCGACGTTTAAACTTTGCTTCTGTAACCCTGTTGGTGTGTTTTTCTGTCATCTGGTGGCAGGCATCTTACTGGTTTGAAACCTATCTGGTTGAAGAGCGCGGTCAGCAGTTTGACCAACAGGTCGACGGCTACGCACAGAATCTGGCAAATATTCTCAATAAACGCTTTGCGCTTCTGCAGGGCCTTACCTCCTACGTTGAAACCGACTTACTGTCTTCTGATGAGAGCCCAGAAGATTCAGGGCAGCGTCTTGATACCTTTATTAACGGCTTACTGACCTCATCAAAGGGCATCCGTAATTTTGCGGTGGCTCCGGATGGTGTTATCAGCAAGGTTATACCGCTGCAGGGCAACGAGTCTGCACTGGGGCATGATCTGCTCAGTGATACCCGACGGGCAAGCCGTCATGCGACGTTGCGGGCCATGCGTCAGTCTGACATTGCACTGACATCACCGATGCAGTTATTGCAGGGCGGTGACGGTGTTGTGGCCCGCCAGGCAGTGAACGTGGATGGTCATTTCTGGGGGCTGGTGTCGATGGCACTCGATATGGCCCCGCTGTTACAGGAGTCCGGATTGTTAAATCCGGAAACAGATTTGCAGATTGCTATCCGCGACACTCAGGGCGTCGTGTTTTACGGTGAAAGCGAGATGTTCACCAATGAGCGCCTGGTGCACAGTGTTGACCTGATTGATGGCCAGTGGGAGCTGGCTGCCGTGAGTTCTGCCAGAACTGATTCCCATATCCGTCAGTCCGTGATGATTTTTGAAAGTGTGCTGGCGGCTTTCTTCCTGCTGGTGACTGGCGTATTAACCCAGCAGCGGCGACAGTTCCGTGGGCAGTTATCTTTCGCCGATGACGACCGGGACGTGCAACCGGGGCGACCGGGGCCTCCAACCTGGGCAGCGCCGCTGCTGACGTTCAGTGCGCTGTTTATGGCAACCGTTGCCCTGTACTGGTTTATGCAGCGCAATGATACGGCCAGCGAACAGTTGGCGCTGAATAACACCGCGGCGACGCTGGAGCACGATATCCGCCGGCGTCTGAGTTCACATCAGGAATATTTTGAGTTGCTGGCGGAGCAGATCAGCCAGGGGCAGCTTTCAAAAACTTCCTATCAGCAACGGGTATCCCGCTATGTGTATGACCACCCAGGGCTGGTAAATGTGACCTGGGCGGATGCTGATTTCATTATCCGCGATACGGCACCTTATGAAGAGAACAAGCAGGTCGTCGGCCTGAAGCTCTTATTACCTGAGCCGAAACGGGCATCTTATGAGGCTTACGTTAGCCGTCAGCCGGTCTATACCAATCCGTTTGTGGTGATTCAGGGGCATCCGGCATTTGAACTCTACGTGCCAATTTTTACCGGCGAACGTTTCCTCGGGACGCTGGGGGCGGTATATAAAATTGAATATCTGCTGGATGGTCTGGTGCCCGAAGATGTGCGCAGCCGGTACAAGGTGGATTTTGTGGACCGGGAAGGTCAGGTGATTTATGGCGAAGCTGAGCATACGCCGTTAACCGGTCTGACCCGGGTACTGCCTATCAGCCAGCTGAATGAAGCGGTGTGGTTGCGCCTGAGTGCATATGATAACCGTCCTGAGCAAAGCAGCCGTCTGTTGCTGATTCTGTTGTTGTTACTGGCGACCGGTATCGGCATCAGCCTTTGGCTGCAGTACCGGGAAAGCCGCCTTAACTGGCGTCTGGGTGAGGATCTGCGGGAAAGTCAGCGGCATTTTCAGGCGATTGCTCAGTCTTCCCCGATGGCGATCATTATCAGTTGTCCCGAAGACGGCAGGATTGTGTACGGCAATGCCCAGGCAGAAAAGCTGTTCAGTTGTGCCATTGATACACTGCAGGGAAGTCAGCTTGAGGATTATTTTTCCAGTGTTGAGGATTATCGCCGGTTCTGTTCACTCATAAAGGAACAGCGGCATCTGGATAACTTCGAGCTGCTGATCGACAGACAGGACGCAGGAGAAAGGTTCTGGGCATCGTTGTCTTCTCAGGTGGCGTTATACGGCAGCCGTGATGCCATTATCACCAGTGTCATTGATCTGTCGGAACGTAAGAATCATGAAGACAAACTGTTTGAACAGGCTAATTATGATGCCCTGACCGGGCTGCCTAACCGGGGGCTTGCGTTTGATCGCCTGCAGGATGCGATGGCCCGGGCAAAGCGGCAAGGTACCCGGATAGCGCTGATGATGCTGGACCTGGATCACTTTAAAACTGTCAACGACAACCTCGGCCACAATGCCGGAGACCTGCTGCTTAAGGAAGTGTCCCGGCGCTTAACCGGCTGTGTCAGGGAAGGGGATACGGTTGCCCGGCTGGGGGGCGACGAATTTACGCTGATCCTGCCTGAGCTGAAAGAGGCAATGGAAGCAGAGCTGATCGCGGAAAAAATTATTAAGGCTTGTAGTGAGCCGGTGTTCATCCGGGGTCATGAGGTGGCGGTAAGTGCCAGTATTGGTATTACGGTATTTCCTGATGACGGTGAAGGCCAGGAAATGCTGCTGAAAAATGCCGATACCGCGATGTATAAATGCAAGGAAGACGGCCGTAACCATTTTCACTTTTATACTGAAGAAATGAACCGTCATGCGCAGGCACTGCTGCAGATGGAGCTGGAGCTGCGTAAGGCGTTGCAGCGTGAGGAGTTTGTGCTCCATTATCAGCCGCTTATCTGTACCAAAACCGGTCAGATTATGGGCGTGGAAGCGCTCCTGCGCTGGCACAACGAAACCCTCGGACATGTGACGCCTGATGTGTTTATCCCGCTGGCGGAAAGTATCGGTGTGATTAATGAGCTGGGGGAGTGGGTGTTGTATCAGGCCGCTTCCCGGATAAAAACCTGGCGGCAGCAGCCCGGTATGCCTCAGTACGTAGCGGTGAATGTTTCGGTGCAGCAGTTACGGCAGGGGCGTTTTGCCGAGCTGGTGGGTAAGGTGCTGCAGGAAGTTGATATTCCGCCGCAGGCGCTGGAGCTTGAAATCACTGAAACCGTCCTGCTGGACAACACTGAGCGTAATCACAGCATCCTGAATGTGATCGATGCAATGGGTGTACGGTTATCAATTGATGACTTTGGCACAGGCTATTCATCACTGAGTTATCTGGGGCGTTTTCCGTTTGATACCCTGAAAATCGACCGGTCGTTTATTAGCGATGTGGATGAGCGTGATGAGGCGGCGCAACTGACCAGTGCAATAATTTCCATGGCGGATATTCTGGGCCTGCGGGTGGTTGCGGAAGGGGTGGAAACCCAGAAGCAACTGGATTTTCTCGGTTCGCTGAGTTGTGACCTGACCCAGGGGTTCTATCTGGCCAGGCCCATGCCGGCGGCTGAGCTTGAAGCCTTTATTGCTGAATATTCGCCGGTCTGCAGTCAGGTTGTACCTGCCTGA